From a single Streptomyces sp. NBC_01264 genomic region:
- a CDS encoding MFS transporter, protein MTRHRAAGGRHARLPDHGIFRRIYLPRTMDAAAFNLGTYGIPLLVLATTSSAMLTGLAFVLEWIPRIGAFIGAGAAVDRHGAERVFRTATTIRTLVVTAAVLALTFIDDKLITTISVMALAAVIGVLTEYSYVAAETAGGAASREPGRVEHRVQSVLLSIDQSATLAGPAAGAFLLQYAGQQTLLITIGALSLLAAVTSPRARRTQQDADSATARQSLRMGWSTLRALPALGWLIAGLTVSNFATGLLQAAAPVIVVQNFGLSTASVGLIWSAAATAALLATTLSRFAIDRFGLWPVGTAGALIASLGGLTVSQASDYTPFLVLVAVLMAGEGSMTVVLRTLRSRLIPRDVFGATLSITILIMLLPFPIAGVLVAVTPPETLGHVMTACAALQAIGLATAFWRLRRDPAMHEPNRPALEPAAV, encoded by the coding sequence ATGACCCGTCACAGAGCCGCTGGTGGCCGCCATGCCCGCCTGCCCGATCACGGCATCTTCCGCCGCATCTACCTGCCGCGGACCATGGACGCCGCCGCGTTCAACCTGGGCACCTACGGGATCCCGCTGCTCGTACTGGCCACCACGTCCTCGGCCATGCTGACTGGCCTCGCCTTCGTCCTGGAATGGATCCCCCGGATTGGAGCCTTCATCGGTGCCGGCGCTGCCGTCGACCGCCACGGCGCGGAACGCGTCTTCCGAACCGCTACAACGATCCGAACCCTGGTCGTCACCGCAGCGGTCCTGGCCCTGACCTTCATCGACGACAAACTCATCACCACGATCTCGGTGATGGCCCTCGCCGCCGTCATCGGCGTCCTCACCGAATACTCCTACGTCGCAGCGGAGACCGCCGGAGGCGCAGCCAGCCGGGAACCGGGCCGCGTCGAGCACCGCGTGCAGTCCGTACTGCTCAGCATCGACCAGTCCGCCACCCTCGCCGGACCCGCCGCCGGCGCCTTCCTCCTCCAATACGCCGGACAGCAGACCCTGCTCATCACCATCGGAGCACTCTCACTCCTCGCGGCCGTCACCTCCCCCAGGGCTCGCCGGACCCAGCAGGACGCGGATTCCGCAACCGCCCGACAGAGCCTGAGGATGGGCTGGTCGACGCTCAGAGCACTGCCCGCCCTCGGATGGCTGATCGCCGGCCTCACAGTCAGCAACTTCGCCACCGGCCTCCTCCAGGCCGCCGCCCCTGTGATCGTCGTACAGAACTTCGGCCTCAGCACCGCCTCCGTAGGCCTCATCTGGTCCGCCGCCGCGACCGCCGCCCTCCTCGCCACCACCCTGTCCAGGTTCGCCATCGACCGCTTCGGGCTCTGGCCCGTCGGCACAGCAGGGGCCCTGATCGCCTCGCTCGGCGGCCTCACCGTGTCCCAGGCCAGCGACTACACACCGTTCCTGGTCCTCGTCGCCGTCCTGATGGCCGGCGAAGGCTCCATGACCGTCGTCCTACGCACCCTGCGCTCCCGCCTCATCCCGCGCGACGTCTTCGGCGCCACCCTCAGCATCACCATCCTGATCATGCTGCTGCCCTTCCCGATCGCCGGCGTCCTCGTCGCCGTCACCCCGCCCGAGACGCTCGGCCACGTGATGACCGCCTGCGCCGCGCTCCAGGCCATCGGGCTGGCCACCGCGTTCTGGCGCCTGCGACGCGATCCCGCCATGCACGAGCCGAACAGACCGGCCCTCGAACCAGCCGCCGTCTGA
- a CDS encoding winged helix-turn-helix transcriptional regulator, which translates to MTEPNPEADSLVRTATLLSYRWTTRIITELDDNGPVARRRGSLAATFSDIPVDVLKTAVAGLRRRGLVRRETLTTGEQQLTLTEPGLALGDVYDRLGRWARQHDYPDDQPDFVTRVEAALGLLRDPHTVTFLLNPHAPYEASRVARAVDAGLVRQGAHVPWILTDAGRDLQGPLAEVQGWATANTALVQRVRHARPAPPVSRVRAAVPGVVLGAALPGAAPRRSA; encoded by the coding sequence ATGACCGAGCCGAACCCCGAGGCCGACTCCCTCGTGCGCACGGCGACGCTTCTCAGCTACCGGTGGACCACAAGGATCATCACCGAACTCGACGACAACGGCCCCGTCGCCCGGCGTCGAGGCAGCCTCGCAGCCACGTTCTCTGACATCCCGGTGGACGTCTTGAAGACTGCCGTGGCCGGCCTGCGCCGTCGTGGACTCGTCCGCCGCGAGACCCTCACCACCGGAGAGCAGCAACTCACCCTGACGGAGCCAGGCCTCGCCCTCGGAGACGTCTACGACCGGCTCGGCCGGTGGGCCCGCCAACACGACTACCCCGATGACCAGCCCGACTTCGTCACCCGAGTCGAAGCCGCCCTCGGCCTGCTGCGCGACCCGCACACCGTGACGTTCCTGCTCAACCCCCACGCCCCGTACGAAGCCAGCCGTGTTGCCCGAGCTGTCGACGCCGGCTTGGTCCGGCAAGGCGCTCACGTTCCGTGGATTTTGACCGATGCCGGACGCGACCTGCAGGGGCCGCTGGCCGAGGTGCAGGGCTGGGCCACCGCGAACACCGCGCTCGTCCAGCGCGTGCGGCACGCACGGCCTGCCCCACCGGTGTCCAGGGTGCGTGCAGCCGTCCCGGGCGTAGTACTGGGAGCCGCCCTGCCCGGGGCAGCCCCTCGGCGCTCCGCGTAG
- a CDS encoding DUF317 domain-containing protein: MGEASSAFDADDLDGDVYVTPRYLAGTTYIGDPGLQPLRDLGWPLDHDNLGNCYVTSPDRRVRLGYLPEGEDDGLWRISAYRDPHAAPVWGVCFNDKAPTEFVTAFTEALAQGYTEGPGSYLPHMKGSAYDGLVPMIHNGWKLTRAVERTLEWTSPDKLAGVAFTTGDLDPEMEFTTLEARWFMWGGPKGWDRWYATASTETPVSLITAITAAIADPAPILRWEQEMPKALRERAELTPVRPASPKAPTPLDVARARPRVLPSARTHSVPRWSTSSAPGARLPVPTRRSGR; the protein is encoded by the coding sequence ATGGGCGAGGCTTCCTCCGCATTCGACGCCGACGACCTCGACGGCGACGTCTACGTCACCCCCCGCTACCTCGCCGGAACCACATACATAGGAGACCCGGGGCTTCAGCCCCTGCGCGACCTGGGCTGGCCCCTCGACCACGACAACCTCGGCAACTGCTACGTGACCTCACCCGACCGGCGCGTCCGCCTCGGCTACCTCCCCGAAGGCGAGGACGACGGCCTCTGGCGGATCTCCGCCTACCGCGACCCGCACGCAGCCCCGGTCTGGGGCGTCTGCTTCAACGACAAGGCACCCACCGAGTTCGTCACCGCCTTCACCGAAGCCCTCGCCCAGGGCTACACCGAAGGACCCGGGTCCTACCTTCCCCACATGAAGGGGAGCGCCTACGACGGGCTCGTTCCGATGATCCACAACGGATGGAAACTGACCCGCGCCGTGGAACGGACCCTCGAATGGACATCGCCCGACAAGCTGGCGGGCGTCGCTTTCACCACCGGTGACCTCGACCCCGAGATGGAGTTCACCACCCTGGAAGCCCGGTGGTTCATGTGGGGCGGGCCGAAGGGATGGGACCGCTGGTACGCGACAGCGTCCACGGAGACCCCCGTCAGCCTCATCACTGCGATCACTGCTGCGATTGCGGACCCCGCCCCGATCCTGCGCTGGGAGCAGGAGATGCCGAAGGCGCTGCGCGAACGCGCCGAGCTCACCCCGGTGCGACCGGCATCGCCGAAGGCGCCGACGCCTCTCGATGTCGCCCGTGCCCGCCCCCGCGTGCTGCCCAGCGCCCGGACACACAGTGTTCCGCGCTGGTCGACCAGCAGCGCACCGGGCGCGCGGCTCCCCGTGCCCACCCGGCGGTCGGGCCGCTGA
- a CDS encoding ATP-grasp domain-containing protein codes for MSSTRPAPSRPVVLVVAPNDFLYRGYCLESVAAAYDTVVITPGPITWEHGLVIDHETADPYDREALLAAGELLASRHPVAAVLTWNETLLVATAHLAQHLAVLTDDPQVLHACRDKATSRAQFARHAVPSAQSIKVASLLESALAAESIGYPAVLKPAGQAGSVGVIRVDKAEQLPEAYEFATAGANLHGGDSNDVLVEEYLDGPEISVECVTHRGQTTAVAVTRKELGFEPYFEEIGHSVDAADPLLAEAGPIATAAVAALGVTTGISHVELRLTATGPRIIEVNQRIGGDLIGRLVQLATGIDLPRAAADLALGTEPNLTPTRRQAAAVRLLYPEVSGTVIERGIDAHLVGADWLTQVSWISEVGDQVVLPPEGDVDVARVGLVVVTAADAAQAATRIEEAQDHITVVVHPAPENPGASTGGQVAG; via the coding sequence TTGTCCTCCACTCGCCCCGCACCCTCCCGCCCGGTCGTCCTGGTCGTCGCCCCGAACGACTTCCTGTACCGCGGCTACTGCCTGGAATCGGTCGCCGCCGCCTACGACACCGTCGTCATCACCCCGGGCCCCATCACCTGGGAGCACGGACTCGTCATCGACCACGAGACGGCCGATCCGTACGACCGCGAGGCCCTGCTGGCCGCAGGCGAACTCCTCGCTTCTCGCCATCCTGTTGCCGCCGTCCTCACCTGGAACGAGACGCTCTTGGTGGCGACCGCACACCTGGCCCAGCACCTGGCCGTCCTCACCGACGACCCGCAGGTCCTCCACGCCTGCCGCGACAAGGCCACCAGCCGGGCCCAGTTCGCCCGCCATGCCGTTCCCTCCGCGCAGTCCATCAAGGTCGCCTCCCTCCTGGAGAGCGCCCTCGCGGCGGAATCCATCGGATATCCCGCCGTCCTCAAGCCGGCGGGTCAGGCCGGCAGCGTCGGCGTGATCCGCGTGGACAAGGCCGAACAGCTCCCCGAGGCATACGAGTTCGCGACCGCCGGCGCGAACCTGCACGGCGGTGACTCCAACGACGTCCTCGTCGAGGAGTACCTCGATGGCCCGGAGATCTCCGTCGAGTGCGTCACCCACCGGGGCCAGACCACCGCCGTGGCCGTCACACGCAAGGAACTGGGCTTCGAGCCCTACTTCGAGGAGATCGGCCACAGCGTGGACGCAGCCGACCCGCTGCTCGCCGAGGCCGGCCCGATCGCCACGGCCGCCGTCGCCGCCCTCGGGGTGACGACCGGCATCTCCCACGTCGAGCTCCGGCTTACCGCCACCGGCCCGCGGATCATCGAGGTCAACCAGCGGATCGGCGGTGACCTGATCGGCCGGCTCGTCCAGCTCGCGACCGGCATCGACCTGCCCCGGGCCGCCGCCGACCTCGCCCTCGGCACCGAACCCAACCTCACGCCCACCCGCCGGCAGGCCGCAGCCGTACGCCTGCTCTACCCCGAGGTATCCGGCACCGTCATCGAGCGAGGCATCGACGCCCACCTGGTCGGCGCCGACTGGCTGACGCAGGTCAGCTGGATCAGCGAGGTCGGCGACCAAGTGGTTCTGCCACCCGAGGGCGATGTCGACGTTGCCCGGGTCGGCCTCGTCGTCGTGACCGCCGCTGATGCTGCCCAGGCCGCCACCCGGATCGAGGAAGCCCAGGACCACATCACGGTCGTGGTCCACCCCGCACCGGAGAACCCCGGCGCGAGCACCGGGGGACAGGTGGCCGGCTGA